The following DNA comes from Cedecea neteri.
ATGTTACCCATTCTCCGGTCGCGGCGAATTCACTGGCTGCGGGCTCAGCGTCGGCACCGCTCAGGTGAAATACCGCCACCACACCGGAAAGATATTCAGCCTGCCCCGCCAGCGCATCGGTGGCGCTGGCGGCTTCTTCCACCAGCGCGGCGTTTTGCTGCGTGACCTGATCCATCTGGCTGACCGCCTGGGCGACTTGCTCAATCCCACGGCGCTGTTCATCTGACGCCGAGGCAATTTCGCCCATAATGTCGTTCACCTGGGTGACCGAACGGACAATTTCAGCCATCGTTGTCGCCGCCGTATCCACCAGCTTCGACCCCTGCTGTACGCGATCAACTGACTCTTCGATTAACACTTTGATCTCTTTGGCCGCCTGCGCGCTGCGGCTGGCCAGGTTGCGAACTTCCCCGGCAACCACCGCGAACCCACGCCCCTGCTCCCCGGCTCGTGCAGCTTCTACCGCCGCGTTCAGCGCGAGGATATTGGTCTGGAACGCAATACCGTCGATCACACTGGTAATATCACTAATCTTCTGTGAACTTCCCGCAATATCACGCATGGTATTTGCCACATTTGCCGCCTGCTGCCCGCCCTGTTTCGCGGTATCAGCCGCGCTGCGGGAAAGCTGCGCCGCCTGGCGAGCGTTATCGGCGTTCTGCCCGACCGTGGCCGTGAGCTGTTCCATGCTGGCTGCGGTTTCGGCCAGGGAAGCCGCCTGCTGCTCGGTGCGCGCAGACAGATCGCTATTACCTGCGGCAATTTCGCCAATACCGGCGTGCATTGAGCGAGTGCCGCTGCGCACCTGGCTGACCGTCTCTTTTAATGCCGTCTGCATGTTTTTCAGGCTGGCGAATATCTCCGAGATCTCATTGCGCCCGAAGACCGAAATAGGCTTCGCCAGATCCCCGGCGGCGATGCTGTCAAAGTGGCTCCGCACAATCGCCAGCGGCTGCACAATCATCTTGCGCGACCAGGCCAGGGAGCCGAGCAAAAGCACCACGGCGATGATCGTCACCACGGTGAATATCACCGCGGAGATATGGTAATTTTTCTGGCTGTCGCCGCTCGCGGCTTGCACAATCTGATTAATGCTCTGCTGCCAGGCATTAAAGTTCGCATCAAAAACACCCTGCGATTTCTGTACTGGCGCGGTCATAAAATCGGAAAGCTGGTTGTTCTCGAGCCATGTTGCCTGATGCTGGAGATCGTCTCTGAATGCCGCATAGCTCTCTTTCGTCGACGCCAGCATTGTCTCGGCCTCGCCCCCTTTCTGCGGGATCTCAAGGAACTGGTTAAACAGCATATCCGCCTGCTTCAGGCTGCTGCGGGCATCCGCCATCAGGCGCTTAATATCGTCCGGTGGATAGCTGAGTGCCGTCAGCGTGCCCGCCCGGTTCAAGGCATTGCTGGCCTGCAGTAACGCGGCCCGGCTTTGGGTTAACGCGTCGCGCTGCTGATTGCTAACCTCAACCCTTTTCAGGTTCTGGAAATCGTCACGAAAAGCCCAAAAAGACAACCCATTACTGCCAATCTGCAAAACGCCGCAGACAATCAAAATCAGGAAAAGCGTGGTCGAGATCCGGATACGGTTTAACATCAAAGCTTCCCTCTGCCGGCCTGCAGGCCGGTATTCATCTGATCAGAAAGTTTCCCAGTTATCGTTATCCCCGGCCCGGGCCGGAGTACGCGGGGCATGAACCACAGGGCTTTGCGCTACCGGCGCGGCCGCTGCAGGTTTTTGACTACCCGCATTCCCTTGCAAACGGAACGTCGCGACCGATTGAGTCAGGCGGCTGGCCTGCTCCTCCAGCGCGGCGGCCGCAGCAGCAGACTCTTCCACCAGCGAGGCGTTCTGCTGCGTCACTCTGTCCATCTCAGACACGGCGAGGGCGACCTGGTCGATACCCCGGCTTTGCTCGTCAGAAGCGGAGGCGATTTCTCCCATGATGTCCGTGACCCGCGTCACCGCGTTCACGATGTCGCTCATGGTTTCCCCTGCGCTTTCAACCAGCACGGAACCCGTGTCCACGCGTGAAACGGAATCTTCAATCAGCAACTTAATTTCTTTCGCCGCCTGGGCACTGCGGCTGGCTAAGTTACGCACTTCCCCGGCGACAACCGCGAAGCCGCGTCCTTGCTCACCCGCACGTGCAGCTTCTACCGCCGCGTTCAGCGCCAGAATGTTGGTCTGGAAGGCAATGCCGTCAATCACGCTAATGATGTCGGCAATTTTCTTGGAGGAACCCGCGATGTCATGCATGGTTTTCACCACGCCATCCACAACCTTACCGCCGCGCTGCGCGGTTTCGGACGCATTCAGCGCCAGCTGAGAAGCCTGACGTGCGTTGTCGGCATTTTGCTTAACGGTGGCGGTGAGCTGCTCCATGCTGGCAGCGGTTTCTTCCAGGGACGCCGCCTGTTGCTCGGTGCGGGATGAAAGATCGTTGTTGCCTGCGGCAATTTCGGTGGTGCCGCTGTAAATGGCATCCGACCCTTCGCGCACGCTGCTGACCGTGGTAATCAGTTCCTGCTGCATGTGCTGCACGCTGGAGGCCAACTGGGTCAGCTCGTTTTTGCCTTCAACGTTAATTTTTTCCGTCAGGTTACCGGCCGCAATCTCGCGGATATGGCCAATCACCACGTTCAACGGTTTCAGCAGGATCTGACGCATCCCGACCCAGACCAGCAGAATGACTGCGGCCAGCGCCAGGGCTAAAACCCCCAACTGCCAGATAGCAAAGGTGTAACCGTCGCGGCTGTCGACGTACGAGGCCTCATACATGCGATCGTTCAGCGCCAGGTAGCCGTCGTAGGCTTTTTCGAGCGCATTCTGCATGCCCTGGGTCGACTGGCCGAAATAGGCATCCATGTTGCCGCTTTCCAGGTAGCCAATCAGCTCCGCCAGCGCCTGATGGTAGGTCTGGTAATCACCGTCGATATCTTTCACCACGGTGTTCATCTCGGCGGAAATGGGCGCAACCTGTTTAAATTTGTTGTAGTGCTGCTCGGCGCTGGCGAGGGATTTCTTCGCATTGTTCAGCAGATCGGTTTTGGCGGCGCTCTGACTATTGGCCGGATCCATCATCATGCGCGCGGCGGAGCGACTAAGGTTAATGCGCGTGTGCAGCATCAGAACCCATGCCTGATTTAATTCAGCCTGCTGCACCCGGAGTTCGCGGGAGACTTTGGAGTTATCATTATTGTTTTTTAACGAATTAAAGAACATTCCACCGGAAATGATTTGCAGCAGCGCGAACACCACCAGCACCATCATCAGCATGGTGACAACGCGAATACGCTTTAACATAGGACGCCCTTTTAACGACTTGTTCCCGAGGTTATCGGCACGGCCCGCGGGAACTTTACGTTAAGTCACAGGGAAATTAACCGGTTGCGCCACGGCAACCGGCTATCTGTCAGGCAGGGGAACGATCAATAGGTTACGGTGATGGTTACCGTGTCGGCATAGTTGTCTGGCGTGTAATTGGTGCTCGGAATAGTGACATAGACCGGGAACTGCTGCGCAGACCCAGTGCCGGTACTGGACGGCATGTTCTGCGACGTATTGCCCCACACCGCCCCGGATGTTCCGGTAGCTTGCCTTAGCTGATAAGGCACCTGGTCGGTATTACTTCCTGTGCCTGACAATACCCCGGTGCCGCCCGTGTTACCGTTCGATGGCGTCAGGCCCACGGTGTAAAGCGTGCCGTTGGTGCAGGCAATCCCAATGGTGTTATTCGACGCCACATTGGTTTGCGTGGCCGTCACCGGCCCAAAGCTAACGTTATTGGCATAGCTGACGTTGCACTGCTTGCCCACTGTCGCCACCACGTTGAAGGGAAAGTTTGCCGTCACGCCCGTACCGCAGCTTGCGGGCGGTGCCAACAGGCCGGTGTTCATTGTGACGGTCATCATGCCGCTGGTGTAAGTATCTTGATAGCCGCCTGGCGCGGCGGATATTTGCGGCAGCGTCATTTGGGCGTAGACCGTCAGGCTGCCGGTGACGGGCGTCAGGTTAAGCAAATTGAGCTGCACCACCGGGTACGTTGTTCCCGACTGGAACTGGCTTCCCCACGCCCCCCCGCTCAATGTGCCCTGATAAAGCTCATAGGACAGCGTACTGGCCGGTGGCCCGGCAAAGGACATTTTGTGGTTCCCTACCCCGGCCCCGTCGATATTGAAGCAGAGCGTCACCCCGGCAAGCAGATCGCCCAATTGTTTGGAACAGCTGTAATCGAAGGTCATCGACGTGTTCGGCGTGCCTGTCGCCAGCGGGTTGAGGGTGCCAAAGTTAACGTTTTGCACGTTACTCACCGAGCACACGACCGCATGGCTAATCCCGGGGGACAGCAAGAGCACCGCCAGCAGCAACAATTGTTTTAATCTCATGCGGTTCACTCCTGTAGCAAAGTCCACAGTTACGCTATCGGCACACAACCGGGCCAATAGTCGGTACGTTTTTCTGATTCTCTGGATAGTCAAACTCAGCCACACAAATGCCGCTTCCTGTCGTCACCCGGAGCTGATTATGTAGCTCAAGCGCATCGAAATAGGTCATGCCATCAAACCCGACAATCGAGTCCTGCCCGATGCCCGTCATCAGCCTGACCGGGCTGCCTTCGGCGATAGTTTTGCCTTTAGCGTCAACCAGACTTATCTGGGCAGCGCGAACCGGCTTGATATCAAAATTCACCAGCGTCCCGGAGCGGTCGGCTGGGGTCGCGTTCAGGCTAACGCTGCGGATCCGCATGTTGGCCGGCAGGTTCATCGGATCGATACTGATCAGGTTGTTCTGGTAGCTGTTGAGCGGCGTCACCAGCAGCCGTCCGCTGCTGTCGCTGTTGCCTACCAGATTATGCTGCAGCTTGACCGGTACATCGGGGATCCCGTCCGTAGAGACCACGGCAAACCCGTTGTTGATTTCCCGGGCGGCAAAAACGCCGCCGCCCATCATCACCAGCGACCCCGTCGCCCCCGCATAGCCATAATTGTTGTCAGGAATGCTGCGGAAGCCGGTATATACGCGGCCATAGCGCCCCAGGTAACCCACTTCGCCCTGCCCGGTTTGCTGGGAACTTTGCTGGCTGGCAGCTACGTTCCAGCCGACACCGCCCTCGGACGGTGGATTCTGGCTGGCATTGAGCTGGTAGCCCATCTTGTCACCGGTGCGCTGCACTGTCGCGCCGGCCGTCAGGCTATTGCTGGTACTGACTGTCAACATCAGGTAGACGCTGCGGTCGCGGGTATCATCAATGTTCTGGTTAAAGCTGGCGCTTAAAGAGATGTTTTCCGTGATCGGTTTAAACCAGCTGGCGTTGGCGTAACGAATAGCGCTTTGGTCAGGGTAGCGAAACTGCAGGTAACTCAGACTGAGATTCCCCCCTACGCCAAAGTTATACCCCACCACCGCGCTGCCGCTGAAGGCAGCCGGCGGGGCGCCATACCGCGTCGCCACATCGTGATAGTCGCCGGAGGTAGCCGTGGCGCTGGAGCTAAAGTTGAAGCGCCCGCCGGACCAGCGGTACCCGAGACTATATAAATAGCCGCTCTCCCCGGCGTCCGAGCTTGCCGCCAGCGCGGTTGAAATCGTCCCGGACTGACTCCAGGGGATCCAGTCGCTGCTAACGCCCCCGTTGACCAGGCTGTCGCTGGCCTCCATATGGCCGCCTGCAGTCAGGCTGTTGCTAAAGCCACGTCGCCAGGTGCCGCTGATCGCCGGTTCGCTGGCGTAATCGAAAGAGGAATAGCCGTAGTTTTTTCTGACCACGCCCAGCTCAAGCGACCAGTCCGTCAATCCTTCCCTCAGCAGAAGCTGATCGTTGTAAAAAGAGAAGTTCTGCACGCTGGTTCTGCCGAGGGCATCAGTCATCATCACCTGAGCATCCCCTGCGCCGGTGATGTTTGGCAGCGTATTTAACTGGAAACTGCCCGCCGGAACCTCGCCGTTATAGTATTTTACCCCGTTGACATACAGCTCAACGCTTGAGGGCAGCGTGGCCGAACCCAGAAACGCGGGCAGCGGCGTCGTCGGCATATAAGGGTTGAGGCCAAAATCCGTCCCAATTTTCACCCCGGCAATGCGGGTCTGGCGGGACCAAGAAAGCGAGCTGGTGAGCGTATCGCCGAGGGTTACCGCCAGCATTTTATCGGGAAAGGAGGTGCGCCAGCTGGTGTCCAGGCGGCTAAAAGACTGATTGCTATTCTGTTCCGTGCTGTAGCGGGTAAGCTGGGTCGAACTCAGGACGCCTGCCGAGTTAAACGCACGGAACTCACTGAACGTGTTGAAGTTGTTGCTCTTGCCACTGTCGCCGTAGAGGTCGTAATTCAGCAATGCCCCAAAGGCATTGGCGGCCTTCGGCGCAGACATGTCGGACTGGTTGAGCTGGGTGGTTTTCAGATCTAACAGGCTTAGCGGTGCGGTCAGGGCCAGGGTTTGTTGCTGGACGTTATAGTCAACTTTGACCTGAGCAATGTCATCCAGGTAATACGGCGGCTTTGCATTTTCCGGCAGGCGAAATCCCAACTGACGCAGGGCCATTGCGTCGCCGTAAAGTTTTCCCTGCGCGTAGCCAAGATGAACCAGACCCACGGCATTCCCGTTCACCGTCGTGTCCAGATATAAATCCACGCCTACAGGCTGAGCTGTATCATTGCTGGCCGCATTCTGAGGTAAGTCATTATTAGTATTTTGTGCTGCTGTCATGCCTGAGAAAAATAAACCATTAAGCAATACAATATTTACCAAAGAATATGGCCAGTCATAGATTTTGTTCTGTTTTTTGACCATTGATAGTGACTTCAACCTTTCCACTGTGATAAGCATCACTGGCAGACGAAGATATTATCCACCGCATAGTTGAACCTGGAAGAACATAACCTAACAGACCTGGCGTAATCGTTTTTCGCGCCCCATTAGCCTGAATAAATGTCATGGCAGAAAGCTGGGCGTGGCTGTTTCCCTGATTACTCACATCGACAAATGTTTTGCCATCGGTTTGCACCAATGCCCATTTTAGCTTCGCTGTGTTTTCAGCCTGCCCGACAGGCTGCAAAAACACCGGGACGGAATAGCGCATAACAAATTGAAGGGTATTTTTCTGCACTTTGGCAGGCGGAAGTTCATCAATAAACAAACGGTAGGCCTGTTCCACCTGATTGGTGGCAGGCGTCGTGCGGATCACGCGGACAAGCTGACGCTCCCCGGCGGGCAGCGTCACGATGGGCGGACTAATGACCAGCCCCTGAGAGGTTGACAGCCTGTCGGCATTGCCGCTTTGCTGCCAGTTAAACACCCGAACCTGCGCGTTGAGCGGCGCAGTCCCTTCATTACTTAACCATATACCGTCCGCATTTTGTGCGGCGCTCAACGTCAGGTTAACCGGCGATATCTGCAGACCACCGGCCAACGCATTTTGTCCCACGGCCAGCGCCAGCAACAGGCATGCGCAGGCCGGGCGTCCGCCTAATTTCATTTTCATCCGTTGTCCTGAAATCAGTAGTTAACGTTGACGGTCACAGTATCCGCATAGCTGTCTGGCGTGTAGTTGGCGCTCGCCGCAGTGGCATAAACCGTATACGAGATAGCAAGCCCTGTGCCCACCCCCGCCACGCCGTTGCCCACTGTCGTTGTGGTAGCGGTGTTACCCCAAACTGGCCCGGTAGCCGAGGTTTGGTTCAACTGATAAGGGACTTTGTCGGTGTTGGTTGCGGCGTTAAGCACGGACGACATTGCCCCCGAACCGGTGGTGGTTCCG
Coding sequences within:
- a CDS encoding methyl-accepting chemotaxis protein is translated as MLNRIRISTTLFLILIVCGVLQIGSNGLSFWAFRDDFQNLKRVEVSNQQRDALTQSRAALLQASNALNRAGTLTALSYPPDDIKRLMADARSSLKQADMLFNQFLEIPQKGGEAETMLASTKESYAAFRDDLQHQATWLENNQLSDFMTAPVQKSQGVFDANFNAWQQSINQIVQAASGDSQKNYHISAVIFTVVTIIAVVLLLGSLAWSRKMIVQPLAIVRSHFDSIAAGDLAKPISVFGRNEISEIFASLKNMQTALKETVSQVRSGTRSMHAGIGEIAAGNSDLSARTEQQAASLAETAASMEQLTATVGQNADNARQAAQLSRSAADTAKQGGQQAANVANTMRDIAGSSQKISDITSVIDGIAFQTNILALNAAVEAARAGEQGRGFAVVAGEVRNLASRSAQAAKEIKVLIEESVDRVQQGSKLVDTAATTMAEIVRSVTQVNDIMGEIASASDEQRRGIEQVAQAVSQMDQVTQQNAALVEEAASATDALAGQAEYLSGVVAVFHLSGADAEPAASEFAATGEWVTS
- the tar gene encoding methyl-accepting chemotaxis protein II, yielding MLKRIRVVTMLMMVLVVFALLQIISGGMFFNSLKNNNDNSKVSRELRVQQAELNQAWVLMLHTRINLSRSAARMMMDPANSQSAAKTDLLNNAKKSLASAEQHYNKFKQVAPISAEMNTVVKDIDGDYQTYHQALAELIGYLESGNMDAYFGQSTQGMQNALEKAYDGYLALNDRMYEASYVDSRDGYTFAIWQLGVLALALAAVILLVWVGMRQILLKPLNVVIGHIREIAAGNLTEKINVEGKNELTQLASSVQHMQQELITTVSSVREGSDAIYSGTTEIAAGNNDLSSRTEQQAASLEETAASMEQLTATVKQNADNARQASQLALNASETAQRGGKVVDGVVKTMHDIAGSSKKIADIISVIDGIAFQTNILALNAAVEAARAGEQGRGFAVVAGEVRNLASRSAQAAKEIKLLIEDSVSRVDTGSVLVESAGETMSDIVNAVTRVTDIMGEIASASDEQSRGIDQVALAVSEMDRVTQQNASLVEESAAAAAALEEQASRLTQSVATFRLQGNAGSQKPAAAAPVAQSPVVHAPRTPARAGDNDNWETF
- a CDS encoding spore coat U domain-containing protein, with the protein product MRLKQLLLLAVLLLSPGISHAVVCSVSNVQNVNFGTLNPLATGTPNTSMTFDYSCSKQLGDLLAGVTLCFNIDGAGVGNHKMSFAGPPASTLSYELYQGTLSGGAWGSQFQSGTTYPVVQLNLLNLTPVTGSLTVYAQMTLPQISAAPGGYQDTYTSGMMTVTMNTGLLAPPASCGTGVTANFPFNVVATVGKQCNVSYANNVSFGPVTATQTNVASNNTIGIACTNGTLYTVGLTPSNGNTGGTGVLSGTGSNTDQVPYQLRQATGTSGAVWGNTSQNMPSSTGTGSAQQFPVYVTIPSTNYTPDNYADTVTITVTY
- a CDS encoding fimbria/pilus outer membrane usher protein; this encodes MTAAQNTNNDLPQNAASNDTAQPVGVDLYLDTTVNGNAVGLVHLGYAQGKLYGDAMALRQLGFRLPENAKPPYYLDDIAQVKVDYNVQQQTLALTAPLSLLDLKTTQLNQSDMSAPKAANAFGALLNYDLYGDSGKSNNFNTFSEFRAFNSAGVLSSTQLTRYSTEQNSNQSFSRLDTSWRTSFPDKMLAVTLGDTLTSSLSWSRQTRIAGVKIGTDFGLNPYMPTTPLPAFLGSATLPSSVELYVNGVKYYNGEVPAGSFQLNTLPNITGAGDAQVMMTDALGRTSVQNFSFYNDQLLLREGLTDWSLELGVVRKNYGYSSFDYASEPAISGTWRRGFSNSLTAGGHMEASDSLVNGGVSSDWIPWSQSGTISTALAASSDAGESGYLYSLGYRWSGGRFNFSSSATATSGDYHDVATRYGAPPAAFSGSAVVGYNFGVGGNLSLSYLQFRYPDQSAIRYANASWFKPITENISLSASFNQNIDDTRDRSVYLMLTVSTSNSLTAGATVQRTGDKMGYQLNASQNPPSEGGVGWNVAASQQSSQQTGQGEVGYLGRYGRVYTGFRSIPDNNYGYAGATGSLVMMGGGVFAAREINNGFAVVSTDGIPDVPVKLQHNLVGNSDSSGRLLVTPLNSYQNNLISIDPMNLPANMRIRSVSLNATPADRSGTLVNFDIKPVRAAQISLVDAKGKTIAEGSPVRLMTGIGQDSIVGFDGMTYFDALELHNQLRVTTGSGICVAEFDYPENQKNVPTIGPVVCR
- a CDS encoding molecular chaperone; this encodes MKMKLGGRPACACLLLALAVGQNALAGGLQISPVNLTLSAAQNADGIWLSNEGTAPLNAQVRVFNWQQSGNADRLSTSQGLVISPPIVTLPAGERQLVRVIRTTPATNQVEQAYRLFIDELPPAKVQKNTLQFVMRYSVPVFLQPVGQAENTAKLKWALVQTDGKTFVDVSNQGNSHAQLSAMTFIQANGARKTITPGLLGYVLPGSTMRWIISSSASDAYHSGKVEVTINGQKTEQNL